The region TTTATTTGTTCCTCTTTCTTCTTAGAAACGGCATGCACCGCTCTTTTCTTTGCCTTTATTATTCCTTCTTTTACAAGAAAATTATGGGCGGTGTCGGATGCCAGAGCGCCTTTTGAAATCCAATAGGCAATACGCTCCGCGTGTACTCCTTTTTCTTTGGTTCGTGGGTTGTAGAAACCCAAAATCTCCAGAAACTTTCCATTTTTGGTAGAAGACAATTTTGGAGTCAGCACAAGCCTAAAACTTGCGGCATTCTTTTTTCCTACCCTGGTAAAACGAATTCTTAGCATATTATTATCTTCTTACAGGATTTTATGTTTTAAGTCAAGAAATACCCTCTTTCGAC is a window of Candidatus Spechtbacteria bacterium DNA encoding:
- the rpsP gene encoding 30S ribosomal protein S16; amino-acid sequence: MLRIRFTRVGKKNAASFRLVLTPKLSSTKNGKFLEILGFYNPRTKEKGVHAERIAYWISKGALASDTAHNFLVKEGIIKAKKRAVHAVSKKKEEQIKVNNETVKQ